The Bremerella alba genome includes a window with the following:
- a CDS encoding FeoA family protein: MSKLSQLAVGQEAVIASIDATNVAAVRLMEMGMTPGSSVKMIGSAPFGDPLEVEIRGYHLSLRKTEADLVELVS; the protein is encoded by the coding sequence ATGTCGAAGTTGTCGCAGCTTGCAGTCGGTCAGGAAGCCGTCATCGCCTCGATCGATGCCACCAACGTGGCGGCCGTGCGACTAATGGAAATGGGCATGACTCCCGGCAGCAGCGTCAAGATGATTGGCTCGGCTCCTTTCGGCGATCCGTTAGAGGTGGAGATTCGCGGCTACCACCTGAGCCTGCGTAAGACGGAAGCCGACCTGGTGGAACTCGTGAGTTAA
- a CDS encoding FeoA family protein, which produces MFPDIPLSMIQPGSVVRISQVVGGQDDVKRMAEMGLQAGTEIEMLQSGSPCIIRVGQSKLCFRPSDILNILVSTDKA; this is translated from the coding sequence ATGTTTCCCGATATTCCCCTGAGCATGATTCAGCCTGGGTCCGTGGTGCGGATTTCTCAGGTCGTTGGCGGGCAAGACGATGTCAAGCGGATGGCCGAGATGGGTCTTCAGGCCGGAACGGAAATCGAGATGCTGCAAAGCGGCAGTCCTTGCATCATTCGTGTCGGTCAGTCGAAGCTTTGCTTTCGGCCTTCCGACATATTGAACATTTTGGTCAGTACGGACAAAGCATAA